A genome region from Leguminivora glycinivorella isolate SPB_JAAS2020 chromosome 13, LegGlyc_1.1, whole genome shotgun sequence includes the following:
- the LOC125232672 gene encoding uncharacterized protein LOC125232672: MKFHIVLYWALLLLLNIEYNDGRETSTSTRKPAYYLYMTPFPVRKPLNRSSTITISSSITPTYYKPNPGYDAYWTGGHWIFGTTTTAGARTTSTRTRILVCNKPCPIAYRNIGPVCAHRADSVDTTKAADIVQNNYKGRKPTDRFPDDKIKLHFKEFITYCHFLQAQCRDKIWNGHIWVFIHVGKCIEDEEIVLDIDSDKAVFDRKAKTLEKYVKHMNDMNSMYTKSKISKYVDFVPEQ, encoded by the exons ATGAAGTTCCATATTGTGTTGTATTGGGCCCTTCTCTTACTACTTAATATAGAAT ATAATGACGGCCGTGAAACCAGCACCAGCACCAGAAAGCCCGCGTATTACCTTTACATGACACCATTTCCCG tacgAAAACCTTTAAATCGATCATCAACAATAACAATTTCGTCGTCTATAAC GCCAACATATTATAAACCGAATCCTGGCTATGATGCGTACTGGACAGGAGGACACTGGATTTTCGGGACCACGACCACCGCCGGCGCTAGAACTACTTCGACGAGAACCAGAATTCTCGTTTGTAATAAGCCTTGCCCCATAGCTTATCGAAA CATTGGGCCAGTATGCGCTCATAGAGCGGATTCTGTAGATACCACAAAAGCGGCAGACATAGTACAGAACAACTACAAAGGACGAAAGCCGACCGACCGTTTCCCAGACGATAAAATCAAACTACATTTTAAAGAGTTTATTACTTATTGTCATTTTTTACAAGCCCAATGCAGAGATAAAATTTGGAATGGCCATA TCTGGGTCTTTATTCATGTCGGTAAATGTATTGAAGATGAAGAGATAGTTTTGGACATAGACAGTGATAAAGCTGTTTTCGACCGAAAAGCAAAAACTCTGGAAAAATATGTAAAACACATGAATGATATGAATAGTATGTACACTAAAtcaaagatttcaaaa TACGTTGACTTTGTTCCTGAGCAATGA